DNA from Ictidomys tridecemlineatus isolate mIctTri1 chromosome 12, mIctTri1.hap1, whole genome shotgun sequence:
ccagccctttttattttttattttgagacagggtcttgataagttgcttagggcttgctaagttgcaggggctggctttgaacttgtgatgttcctgcctcagcttccccagcctctgggattataggtgtgtgccaccgcacccagccgttctgtacttttttttttttttttttaaagatacctcCTCTCCCAAGTTTACTGCAGCattatttattgaggattttctttttaatatttactttttagttttcggcggacacaacatctttgttggtatgtggtgctgaggatcgaacccgggccgcacgcatgccaggcgagcgcgctaccgcttgagccacatccccagcccctgtatctttttttaaattattttttacacaatagttttattctatttatttatttttatgtggtgctgaggatcgaacctagggcctcacacatggtaagtaggcgctctaccactaagctacaaccccaaccccagtctTGTTCTGTACCTTTCCGAAgcttcagtttcatcatctgtaaaatttcTAAGAAGACTGAATACACCAACTTGTTTTGAAGATTGAGCTGTTGTTTTCTAATGTATAAGCAGagtgctggtcaaatgtgaggtgACGGTTGCACAATCTACCATTTGGGTACATGTGGGATGCCTCCTCTCTGGGACTTGGTTGGAGGGAGTGATGGCACTTACTGCTGTTGCTGTTAATATGAAGTCACACTTGTGTTCCTGTGCCCACGATTGCCTTTATCATGCTGTTGCATGCTTTGTTTCTGATTTCCCAGAGGCTACTGGGCTGCTAAGCATCTTCTCTAGAGAGCTGGCTGTCCATTTGTTTTGTTGGCCAGTATTCAAATAGTGACTTGgtgactgttttttttcccccagttctgagcattgaactcatgggcttgtgcatgcgaggcgagcactttgttactgaactatatccccagctctttttattttgagacaggatctcactaaattgctgaggctggcctcagacttgtgattctccaatctcaacctcttgagtcattgagattacaggtatggctACTGAGCCTGGGGTTTGCATGCTTTTATGCCTCTTTTCCTCTTGGTAAATTGGTGGCGTGTACTCTCTGTTTCCTTTGAAGAAAGTGGTTGTGGGCTCTGAGAAGGCATTAGGGCTGTCTAGAAGCATTGCTGATGGTGGCATCTGATGATCTGTGGAAAGGCTGACTCTGACTTTTTTTGTTCTCCCAGAAGGAAAGTGACCATGGAAGACCTGGGGGAGAACACCACTGTCTTGTCTACCCTGAGATCTCTGAACAACTTCATTTCTCAGCGAGTAGAGGGAGGATCTGGTCTGGATGTGTCTACCTGTGCCCCAGGTTCTTTGCAGATGCAGTACCAGCAGAGCATGCAGGTGAAAGGCTGGGTGGGGTCTCTGTTAAAGACACCTAGGCTCAGGTGGGGCCTGTTCAAGTTCTACACAATTGAGGTAGGTGAGTATTAGGTAGGCTTAGAGGCCAGTTGTGGTCTTCCAGATCTCATCCTGGGCATTTATCATTTGGGGTGCTAGTTGGAGACCAGGACCTGCCCTGAACTGTCATGGTTAAAGGCCTGCCTCATAAGCACCCCAAGAGTGGACATGTGCATAGCTGTGGGTCCATACTGATATATTCATGGATGCCAAAAAGCCAGTCTATTCATTTAATTGAGGACAAAACCCAACTGCGTAGGAGCATGGGTGCCAGAATTATGAGCATACTGTCCCCTTGAAGATGTAACATAGAGAGGCTGTATTGTAAACACAGGCACCTGGTCGCCTAGTCAGCCTAGTGAGAAAGCCAGGGCAATAAGCGGAGGGACTGGATATTCTGTTTTAGCCTATAGGGGGCAATTTGCAGATCCTGTGATTTTTGCAGTTTTCTCTGATTCCAAGTTCTTGAGAATGCTCACTATGGATATAGTTGCAAAGGGTTCAGGTCTCCTGAAGGACTTCAGGCCCTAGAGAATCATGGGCTTAGTCCTATTCTGGGCTGGGACATCTGGGCCCCCAAGGAAAGAAGTGGTGTCTTGGCCTTGCCTGAGCCCTGTCACTGCACCATTGCTGTATCATCCTCCTCTCGGTCTTCTCTGCTTGTGTCTATCTTTCTCTTGTCCACTCTGCATGTGCTCTGGATTCTGTGACCCATGTCAACTGAACCAGGTAAGGCTCATGTACTGATTGGCAAAAAAGATGGTGTTTGTGTGGTTTATTCAGTGATGGAATTACTGTTAGTTAGAGCACTGAGCTGCACACTGCCCTTTCTTGGGTCATTATTCTGAGATTAGACCTATTATACcttttgtggtttaaaaaaaaaaaaatttgtgtaacctgggaattgaactcagggagcactctgtcactgagcacaTCTAGCCCCCTCCAggcgccccccccgccccccccccccgttttttaaattttgagacaaggtctcactaagttaatgaggctggccttgaacatggaGGTTCTCttatctcaacctcctgagtcactgggattataggtgtgtaccaccacttTTATGAAGAGGCAGTGTTAATAGGTGGTTATTATCTTTGATTTCTGGCAAAATAAATTGGTAACTTTGGTCTTaaaaaatgctatgattttaaaaagtggtataaTGTTATTGATGCAAATGTCTGGGAAATTTAGCTTGTCAAAATCCATGGGAAAATGTATGCCAGATATCgaggcgcacgcctgtaatcccagtggctcaggaggctgagataggaggaccatgagttcaaagccagcttcacggTGGCAaggcgcttagcaactcagtgagatcctgtctctaaataaaatacaaaatagggctggagatgtggctcagtgcctgagtgcctctgagttcaataatccctgatataaaaaaaaaaaaggaaaatcatgggATTTTTTAATCAGAATTGGACCTTGGAGGTCCCCATTGTTTACTGTTACAGACTTCCTCAGGTAGGGATCAGTGATCAGTCTGTACCCAAGTAAGGTAGGTAGGAATCATGATTACAGACCTGTCTGGGACCTGACTCTGGTCATGTCCTGCCCTGGATGCCAGGCatggttctttttcttcctttcaaggcTCCCTGAGTTGTAGTGAGGGACCTGAGGACAATCTGGGGAATTTGGAGGCAAAGATAGATGGGGTGTCTTGTCTGCCAGGTGCCTGCCCCTCTTTTTAGCCCTTGTTTTAGTTGGGAGTGTTTAGTTGGGAGTGTATTAGAAAACTTCAGTGTTGTTTAAACACAAAGGAaagttttaagttgttcttgacaCATAGCCGGCGGGCAAGTATGGTGCCCTTGGTCCCTGTGTGGTGACATCCCTATAGACGAAGAGATTCTGGCTTTCTGAGACAGAGTTAAGAATGAGAAGGCTAGTGAGTATGAAGAATGAGCTTAGGAACCTCCAAATATCAACAGGTCAGAGTTACAATGAGGTGAAATGtaataagaataaagaaagaacccaggtgggagggccaGGGGAGGAGCATTGCTTTAGCCAGGGCCCTCACCCTGTGGGCACTGTTGGCATGGGgctgggcacttttttttttgcagaacttTCCTGGGCACTGTCAGATGTTTAGCAACAATCCTGGGCTTCTGCCCTTGTGTATCGGTGGGCAGCAGCACTACTAATTCCATTCTGTAACAATCAGAAGTGTCTCCAGACAGTGCTAAGTGTCCCCTGGGGCAAGTTTGCCCCTGTAGGGGACCATGCTAGCCCAGTGGTTTACAGACTTTAATGTGTATGTGAGCCTCCTGAGAATGTGTCTAGAAGTGATTCTGATTCAGCTCAAGGGTCTGTGTAGGTTAAATGTTTGGGAGGTTCCAGGCAGCAAGGCTTTGGTCCCAGTGAAAACAGTGACTCTGAGAGACTGTGGGCATGTCCTCTGGGGCCCTTTGAGGCTTGAGTCACCTGCAAGTACTTATCTCTTGTGGGCCTACTTCTAAAGTAGCCCCCAAATTCTGGCCCCATCGTAGACTCTAACCTTCTGGTTACTCAATTGAATGCTAACTTGGTGTTGTTGCAGTGGGATTTCGAAGATCTAATTAATGTTGCCAATCAATCAGTGGACCTTAAGTTGGGGAGGTTCCCTGGGTTTCTGATCTAATCACATGAGCCCCTTAAAAAGATTGAGTCCAGATGTTAGAGTCAGAAGAGTTGGACTCAGTAGGGGAGGGAGTAGGGCATGTGGTGAGGGGGGTGGGCAGCTTCCAGGTACTGACAGATAGCTGAGAAGTGGATCTTGTCTTTCACTGGTGGGCTAGCTAGGGGTTCCTGCCAACTGCCTTAATTTTAGTCTTAAGAGACCTTTATCAGAGAACCCAGCCACATGTCTGCACTTCTGATCTGCAGAGCCCACCGCCTGTTAATGAGTGGTGTTTTTAGCTGTCCAGTTTGTGGCAGTTTATTATACAGCTATAGAAAATGAACACACCTTCTTTCCTAGAACAAGCTCACCCACTGTCATCTTAAAATGTGTCTCCTTCTGATTCTCTTAATCTTTCCTTGCTTGTTGCCTCTCACCCACTTCCCACCTGGGGACCAAGACCTTGCTGGAGTGGCACTTGGGGTGCATTGAGCGGAGCAACTTGCCTTGTTTGACGTGGCTGCTGaggattttctttatctttgggtACGACCTTCTCAGTTGGAGGAAAGAGCAGAGCAGATCCATTCGAAGTCCTACCTCATCCAGGTGGAGCGGGAGAAGATGCAGATGGAGCTGAATCACAAGAGGGCTCGAGTGGAGCTGGAGCGGGCAGCCAACACCAGCGCCAGGAACTACGAGGTGGGTCCAGGTGGGCAGTGTTTGTCCAATCAGCCTCTGGGGACAATAGGCTGGATGCATGCTTACCAGGCTGTAAGAAGTCAGGAACCAGCCAGGGCCAACTGAGGCACTCTGCATGGGGATTGCCAGGTTGTTCCTCTGAGGATACCTATGGTGGGTCCATGTTAGCTGTGCTGGAGAAGGGTGGCTTGATATGGGGAGAGCCACAAAGTGGGGATTCTCTGGCTGTGTTTACTGCTCAGTGAGGCCACAGTGCCAACAAATCTGCTGGGTGTCTTGgtttcctctgttctctggagaaattggaatgcagATCTGGCAGATCTACCAAGTGGTGCAGGGGTGACAGGCTTAGAACATTACTGAGTTGCTTGAATTGTCTCACCAGGGTGGTTGTAGGACCTCAGGAAAGTGCCCTACTCTCGCTGCTGTGCTTGCTCTTGGCTtcccaggacagcaggaaagTGCAGCCTTGCAACTCCAGGAAGGCTCAGTCCAAGAACCTTCTGTCGGCATCGCTTTGATTAACAGTCCTTTGCCAGGTTTTCACTAAGTGCTGATCAGTTGTGAAAAGGCTGCCAAGATTCAGCCAATGCCACAGACCAGGGAATCTCTCaggccttccttcctttcttttctggccCCCACTTGCCGTGTATACATGTACTCACAGTTTCCTGTCCCTGTGTAGATCTCCTCCAGGGTGTAATGCAAATTGGACTGTTAGAGCCAGGAATGTAGATTCCTGCCTTGGTGTGCTGTCTGGGCTCATGAGCCAAGACTTTGAAGTGCCATTTGTTGAGTGGACAGACAATACCAGGGGCCCTTGGACTGTATGAATATGCAGTGCTAATGGAAATGGTCCTGGCTCTCAGGCAGAAGGATGGGCCCTGGAACTATTGGAGTTTCTCTGGGCAAAATGCCTTGAAGGTAGGGCCTGTGTGCCTGCCCTGGATCTCCAATGTCTGGCACATTTGGTGGTGCCTTGTGGGTACCTAAGAGCATTTGAGTGAGGAGTTGCAGCAGGGTCTGTTAAAGCTCAGGGGCACAGAGTGACAAACTTGGGAACTTGAGAAGCTTTTCATGACCACAGACATGCTGAGGGGCCCCGGGAGCCATGGAAATTAGTCGTTTTCAGATTGTCCCTGGAGTCTTGGCTTCTACATTGTTTTTTCAGGGTCTGCCAGGTTGCTGGTAGGTGAGTGTGGAGGACAGGCACTCCTCTTCCTGAAAATGG
Protein-coding regions in this window:
- the LOC144369096 gene encoding mitotic spindle assembly checkpoint protein MAD1-like, whose amino-acid sequence is MICGKADSDFFCSPRRKVTMEDLGENTTVLSTLRSLNNFISQRVEGGSGLDVSTCAPGSLQMQYQQSMQLEERAEQIHSKSYLIQVEREKMQMELNHKRARVELERAANTSARNYEREVDRNQELLARIRQLQEREAEAEEKMQEQLERHKLCKQSLDAASQQLREKEDGLATASENINVLKGRVSELQWSLMDQEVQVKRLESEKKELKEQLELQLR